One Candidatus Woesearchaeota archaeon DNA segment encodes these proteins:
- a CDS encoding winged helix DNA-binding protein: MKNKEIFNVFFREKPALMLLGLMNTKGPLYASSLAKSVDCTYSHVVKILQQMEKHELVNFEKQGRLKLLSLTKKGQDVSDHIEGVRSLL; the protein is encoded by the coding sequence ATGAAGAATAAAGAAATTTTTAACGTATTTTTTAGAGAAAAACCAGCATTAATGCTGTTAGGTTTAATGAACACTAAAGGGCCGCTGTATGCTTCTTCACTAGCTAAATCTGTTGATTGCACATATTCACACGTAGTTAAGATTTTGCAACAAATGGAGAAACATGAATTAGTTAACTTTGAAAAACAGGGTAGATTAAAATTACTTAGTTTAACAAAGAAAGGTCAAGATGTTTCAGATCATATAGAAGGCGTAAGATCACTTCTATAG